Proteins encoded within one genomic window of Acinetobacter sp. YWS30-1:
- a CDS encoding DNA primase — translation MAIPQHTIDQILDRTDIVDVIGQYVKLKKTGRTYSGCCPFHQEKSPSFHVYRDKQYFHCFGCQANGNAIRFLMDIGSRNFIEVMKDLSSQTGIELPKDNKDSNRLKYKREAKPKPVTVPPAKTADTSINPAPEQNAYFDPFAEIQAPEAEFYTDDPFAAFEQMPAAEAQADGNLYDLLENIAQFYERQLPNSPSAQQYFKQRGLTAETIAYWRLGYAPEDWQHLEKAFPQDIEGLKLLGLIRTSDSGRDFNLLRDRVIFPIRDSKGRVVGFGGRALNDEIKPKYINSPDSEVFHKNQLLYGLYEGRKQKAQDWLMVEGYMDVIALQQYGIHGAVATLGTASNTDHLNILFKQNNRITIAFDGDAAGQKAARRTLEIALPLLNDGRELKFFVLPNDHDPDSLIRREGIENFRRLLDQAPLLSDFVFAHLTQNHDIATPEGKSQVMGELRQLTELLPKAGSFRYLLQQFFREKLGFSRKWQPKVNNDASLSFSTKIDAEEYVIAILLNHPYLYIHFEPLRALVSEDQLLFKILNIFNVIFDELPDDPELSTYYVLGACAAHHHELQHILQHANVSDYTSSPEQADKLAADFSIKLQYQCLQHKLKSKKFSSIAEMKNLKMRIYEIDKKRSMTLLED, via the coding sequence ATGGCCATTCCTCAGCATACGATTGATCAGATTCTCGATCGCACCGATATTGTCGATGTGATTGGTCAATACGTGAAACTAAAAAAAACTGGCCGTACTTATTCGGGCTGTTGCCCTTTCCATCAGGAAAAATCGCCTTCTTTTCACGTCTACCGTGACAAGCAGTATTTCCACTGCTTTGGCTGTCAGGCCAATGGTAATGCCATCCGCTTTTTAATGGATATTGGCAGCCGCAATTTCATTGAAGTGATGAAAGACCTGTCCAGCCAGACCGGAATTGAACTGCCTAAAGATAATAAAGATTCCAACCGCTTAAAATACAAACGCGAAGCCAAACCGAAACCGGTCACTGTACCACCAGCAAAAACTGCGGATACATCTATAAATCCAGCGCCTGAACAAAACGCTTATTTTGATCCATTTGCTGAAATTCAGGCACCTGAAGCTGAATTTTATACAGATGATCCTTTTGCCGCTTTTGAGCAAATGCCTGCAGCAGAAGCACAAGCAGATGGCAACTTATACGACCTGCTGGAAAATATCGCGCAGTTTTATGAGCGTCAGCTACCCAACAGTCCAAGTGCCCAGCAATATTTTAAACAGCGTGGTCTAACCGCAGAAACGATTGCCTACTGGCGACTCGGTTATGCACCGGAAGACTGGCAGCATCTGGAAAAAGCCTTCCCGCAGGATATTGAAGGTCTCAAACTTTTAGGTCTGATCCGTACCAGTGACAGTGGCCGGGATTTTAACCTGCTCCGTGATCGGGTTATTTTTCCGATTCGGGATAGTAAAGGCCGTGTGGTCGGTTTTGGTGGTCGTGCACTGAATGACGAGATCAAACCGAAATACATCAACTCACCAGATTCAGAAGTTTTCCATAAAAACCAGTTATTGTATGGCCTGTATGAAGGTCGCAAGCAGAAAGCTCAAGACTGGCTGATGGTGGAAGGCTATATGGATGTCATTGCCTTGCAGCAATATGGCATTCATGGTGCAGTAGCTACTTTGGGAACGGCCAGTAATACTGATCACCTAAATATTCTGTTCAAGCAGAATAACCGGATTACCATTGCCTTTGATGGTGATGCGGCTGGACAAAAAGCGGCACGCCGTACTCTGGAAATTGCTCTACCCTTACTGAACGATGGGCGTGAGCTCAAATTCTTTGTCCTGCCGAATGACCATGACCCAGACTCCCTGATTCGTCGTGAAGGCATTGAAAATTTCCGCCGTCTGCTGGATCAGGCACCGTTGCTCTCTGACTTTGTCTTTGCTCATCTCACCCAGAATCACGACATTGCAACGCCTGAAGGTAAAAGTCAGGTGATGGGAGAGCTACGTCAGCTAACCGAATTATTGCCCAAAGCTGGCTCATTCCGTTATCTACTACAGCAGTTCTTTCGGGAAAAACTCGGTTTTAGCCGCAAATGGCAACCCAAAGTCAATAATGACGCCTCTCTAAGCTTTAGCACCAAAATTGATGCCGAAGAGTATGTCATTGCGATTCTGTTGAATCATCCATATCTGTATATTCATTTTGAACCATTACGCGCACTGGTCAGTGAAGATCAGCTGTTGTTCAAGATCCTGAATATATTTAATGTGATTTTTGATGAATTGCCGGATGATCCGGAATTGTCGACCTATTATGTACTCGGTGCCTGTGCTGCACATCATCATGAGTTACAGCATATCCTGCAACATGCCAATGTCAGTGATTACACCTCTTCTCCTGAGCAGGCAGACAAACTGGCGGCAGACTTCTCGATCAAGCTGCAATATCAGTGTCTACAACACAAATTAAAATCGAAAAAGTTTAGTAGCATCGCGGAGATGAAAAATCTCAAGATGCGGATTTATGAAATTGATAAAAAACGTTCCATGACCTTACTCGAAGATTAA
- the hemA gene encoding glutamyl-tRNA reductase — protein MSFFALGVNHQTASVELREKIAFNPEKLSILLAEQSQHPVLNDMVVVSTCNRTEVYAMSDNVDMVLNWLAQTNGIDPKQLQNHVYRYENAQAVTHLMRVASGLDSLMLGEPQILGQVKTALSLAKESKTVSQNLNRIFEYAFYAAKRVRSETAVGSHAVSMGYAVAQLALQVFSRPEQLTVMVVAAGEMNSLVAKHLAEMGVRKIIICNRTRARAENLAQEIAHRAEVEIIDFDQLAANLHRADVISSCTGSLHQVIHYPDVKAALKKRRYQQMLLVDLAVPRDIDPKVEKLDGVYLYGVDDLQSVIDENLAQRRQAAVEAEVMVNQLATELITQQKVSEAGSTIHAYRDYGESLRQEELATAMQRIAKGESAETVLAEFSHRLTQKLLHPTSIMLREAAKAEDPSYFEMLQNSLQDVVQHRRKVKH, from the coding sequence ATGTCTTTCTTTGCATTGGGTGTCAACCATCAAACTGCCTCTGTAGAGCTGCGCGAAAAGATTGCTTTTAACCCTGAAAAGTTAAGCATTTTACTTGCCGAGCAAAGCCAGCACCCTGTACTGAATGATATGGTGGTGGTGTCTACATGTAACCGGACCGAAGTTTACGCGATGTCGGACAATGTCGACATGGTGCTGAACTGGCTCGCCCAGACCAATGGTATTGATCCCAAGCAATTACAGAATCATGTTTATCGTTATGAGAATGCGCAAGCCGTCACTCATCTGATGCGTGTCGCCAGTGGTCTCGACTCCCTGATGCTTGGTGAACCGCAGATTCTGGGACAGGTCAAAACCGCACTCTCTCTTGCCAAAGAATCTAAAACCGTTTCGCAAAACCTGAATCGTATCTTTGAATATGCCTTTTATGCGGCCAAGCGTGTGCGCTCGGAAACAGCAGTTGGCAGTCATGCAGTATCGATGGGCTATGCAGTTGCACAATTAGCATTGCAAGTATTTAGCCGGCCTGAGCAGTTAACTGTAATGGTCGTGGCAGCCGGGGAAATGAACAGTCTGGTGGCCAAACATCTGGCAGAAATGGGCGTCAGAAAAATCATTATCTGTAACCGGACTCGTGCTCGTGCAGAGAATCTGGCGCAGGAAATTGCCCACCGTGCAGAAGTCGAGATTATTGATTTTGATCAGTTGGCAGCAAACTTGCATCGTGCAGATGTGATTTCCAGTTGTACCGGTAGTTTGCATCAAGTCATTCACTATCCGGATGTCAAAGCTGCTTTAAAGAAGCGCCGTTACCAGCAAATGCTGTTGGTCGATCTGGCTGTACCGCGTGATATTGATCCAAAAGTTGAAAAGCTGGATGGAGTTTATCTCTATGGCGTGGACGATCTGCAAAGCGTGATTGATGAAAACCTGGCGCAGCGTCGTCAGGCAGCGGTCGAAGCGGAAGTGATGGTCAATCAACTGGCGACTGAGTTGATCACCCAGCAGAAGGTGAGTGAGGCGGGTAGTACGATTCATGCTTACCGGGATTATGGGGAAAGCTTACGTCAGGAAGAACTGGCAACTGCTATGCAACGTATTGCCAAAGGTGAAAGTGCTGAAACAGTATTGGCCGAATTTTCGCATCGTTTGACCCAAAAACTTCTGCATCCGACCTCAATTATGCTGCGTGAAGCTGCCAAAGCTGAAGATCCAAGCTATTTTGAAATGCTACAGAACAGTTTGCAGGACGTGGTTCAGCATCGCCGTAAGGTTAAACATTAA
- a CDS encoding tetratricopeptide repeat protein, translating into MRLTTSRINGPTIKQYSTTFLLVVSMASTAHLYAAEAVYHANQNYDAIKQSMIAEFALAYRDIPNALHNYTVLAIKSNSTAVKQRALNIALEHEDLNAALDISTHWVVQEPQDVPALFYLAHIALKAHEYELAAETLEKILKIDDNADLEEILAGIAPDEPNDREYLIQALSTSKAKDNPSILVLVAGLEAQKGQLEQALNTINRALKKRPKSTGYILMKANLLAALGDDAETLKWYEKASRKHRNNMDIRLAEVKYLIKLNEAEKALQKLETILKKSPQHEEALFIAGLTSIDLQQYERAEKYLVELRYSAQYQNEAYYYLAVNAERKQHYETAKAYYRLVDGSLYTVSRRNIIAIFAEQDKLHDALRFLTQERVNYPQHASFLYLAQADILKRMNNKNAAIRILEEASKNLPDDPELVYAQVLLLDPHEDRDQLDQLLKTLLKIEPNSPTYLNAYAYTLARQNRRLDEARRYAEQALEYAPEQASILDTYGYICYLQNDFTTAAQVLLKAYELNPSAKIGVRYARSLYMKGDLQQFHQVLQQLQQNHPNDPELNQLNSLLLAPQS; encoded by the coding sequence TTGCGTCTAACAACTAGCCGTATAAACGGCCCTACCATTAAGCAATATTCTACCACATTCTTGCTGGTGGTTAGCATGGCTTCAACTGCTCATCTTTATGCAGCAGAAGCAGTTTACCATGCAAATCAAAATTATGATGCGATAAAACAAAGTATGATAGCCGAGTTCGCACTCGCCTATCGCGATATTCCAAACGCTTTACACAACTATACTGTGCTGGCCATTAAAAGCAATTCCACCGCGGTTAAACAGCGCGCACTCAATATCGCCCTCGAACATGAAGACCTGAATGCAGCGCTGGATATTTCTACCCACTGGGTCGTTCAAGAACCACAGGATGTGCCGGCATTATTCTATCTGGCGCATATTGCCTTAAAAGCGCATGAGTACGAACTGGCGGCAGAAACGCTGGAAAAGATCCTGAAAATTGATGATAACGCCGATCTGGAAGAAATTCTGGCCGGGATTGCCCCGGATGAGCCGAATGACCGTGAATATTTAATTCAGGCTCTAAGTACTAGCAAAGCCAAAGACAATCCTTCGATTCTGGTGCTGGTCGCCGGTCTGGAAGCACAAAAAGGTCAACTAGAACAGGCTCTCAACACTATTAATCGCGCCCTAAAAAAACGTCCAAAGTCGACTGGCTATATCCTGATGAAAGCCAATCTGTTGGCGGCATTGGGTGATGATGCGGAAACGCTGAAATGGTACGAGAAAGCCAGTCGCAAACATCGCAATAACATGGATATACGTCTGGCTGAGGTTAAATACCTGATCAAGCTAAATGAAGCTGAAAAGGCCTTACAGAAACTAGAAACGATCCTGAAAAAATCACCACAACACGAAGAAGCACTGTTTATTGCCGGTCTGACCAGTATTGACCTGCAGCAATATGAACGAGCTGAAAAATACCTGGTTGAGCTCCGTTATTCGGCTCAGTACCAGAATGAAGCCTATTACTATCTGGCGGTCAATGCAGAACGCAAACAGCATTATGAAACCGCCAAGGCGTATTACCGCCTGGTGGATGGCAGCCTGTATACGGTCTCACGACGCAATATCATTGCGATCTTTGCCGAGCAGGATAAACTGCATGATGCACTGCGCTTTCTGACTCAGGAACGGGTCAATTATCCGCAACATGCCAGTTTCCTGTATCTGGCTCAAGCGGATATTCTGAAACGCATGAACAATAAGAACGCAGCGATCCGAATTCTGGAAGAAGCCAGCAAAAACCTGCCGGATGATCCGGAACTGGTCTATGCTCAAGTCTTGTTGTTAGATCCGCATGAAGACCGTGATCAACTAGATCAGCTGTTAAAAACCCTGCTTAAAATCGAGCCGAATAGTCCAACCTATCTGAATGCTTATGCCTATACGCTGGCCCGTCAAAATCGCCGTCTGGATGAAGCACGGCGCTATGCTGAACAGGCACTGGAATACGCACCAGAACAGGCTTCTATTCTGGATACCTATGGCTATATCTGTTACTTGCAAAATGACTTTACCACGGCTGCCCAAGTCTTGCTTAAAGCCTATGAACTGAATCCAAGTGCAAAAATTGGCGTCCGTTATGCACGTTCGCTTTATATGAAAGGCGATCTACAACAATTCCATCAAGTGTTACAACAATTACAACAAAACCATCCAAATGACCCAGAATTAAACCAACTTAATTCGCTATTGTTAGCACCACAATCCTGA
- the lolB gene encoding lipoprotein insertase outer membrane protein LolB — protein MRNISTLGCCFIASTALFMSGCQQMVQQKAPVTPSVQAENQFQLQGKIGVRTPQQSGSAFFTWVQQQEEFDIELTGILGAGKTQISGTPGQVTLNSAKTGLIKAATAEELLQRATGWQAPISHLVDWVQARPATQSAQIQKDSSQRISQITEQGWTVDLSYNQQATVPNRLILKQSFENGGENRITMVIQNR, from the coding sequence ATGCGCAACATAAGTACTTTAGGCTGCTGTTTCATTGCTTCTACTGCCCTGTTCATGAGTGGCTGTCAGCAAATGGTTCAGCAAAAAGCGCCTGTCACGCCATCGGTACAGGCTGAAAACCAGTTCCAGCTGCAAGGTAAAATCGGGGTACGTACACCTCAGCAAAGCGGCAGTGCCTTTTTTACCTGGGTGCAGCAGCAGGAAGAGTTTGATATTGAACTGACTGGTATCTTAGGTGCCGGAAAAACCCAGATTTCAGGTACTCCTGGTCAGGTGACGTTGAATAGTGCCAAAACCGGCCTGATCAAGGCAGCAACGGCAGAAGAACTATTGCAACGTGCAACCGGCTGGCAAGCCCCGATTAGTCATTTAGTTGATTGGGTACAGGCACGTCCCGCGACTCAATCTGCCCAGATCCAGAAAGACAGCTCACAGCGTATCAGCCAGATTACTGAACAAGGCTGGACGGTAGATCTGAGTTATAACCAGCAGGCAACTGTTCCAAACCGCTTGATTTTAAAGCAGTCATTTGAGAATGGGGGTGAAAACCGTATTACAATGGTGATTCAAAACCGTTAA
- the ispE gene encoding 4-(cytidine 5'-diphospho)-2-C-methyl-D-erythritol kinase, producing MIRVPAPAKLNLFLHITGRRPDGYHELQSIFQLIDLCDWLEFEQTDDQQIQIEGLSSVDLEQNLIYRAAQILQPYAKTPSGLIIRLEKNIPMGAGLGGGSSNAATTLIVLNQLWHCGLNSEQLAELGVKLGADVPIFVHGRNAWAEGIGEHLTFIDLDQKQFIVLKPDCFISTQQLFSQKTLTRDTKSSKFCAYQIKPSDFGNNFEPVARSLYPEVDEAMQYLDQFGVAKLTGTGACVFIEVTDDMNVIDILENAPCKSYLVNSLQESPLRHFKVQ from the coding sequence ATGATTCGTGTTCCCGCACCTGCAAAACTGAATTTGTTTCTCCATATCACCGGTCGCCGTCCGGATGGTTATCACGAGCTGCAAAGTATCTTTCAGTTGATAGATTTGTGTGACTGGCTAGAGTTTGAGCAAACAGATGATCAGCAGATTCAGATTGAAGGTCTATCCTCGGTCGATCTGGAACAGAATCTCATCTATCGTGCAGCGCAGATTTTGCAGCCTTATGCCAAAACGCCTTCTGGCCTGATCATTCGACTAGAGAAAAACATTCCTATGGGTGCAGGTCTTGGCGGCGGCTCATCCAATGCAGCAACGACCCTGATTGTGCTGAATCAATTATGGCATTGTGGCTTAAATTCCGAGCAATTGGCAGAGCTCGGCGTTAAGCTGGGCGCAGATGTACCCATTTTTGTTCATGGTCGCAATGCTTGGGCTGAAGGCATTGGTGAACACTTAACATTCATAGACTTAGATCAAAAACAGTTCATTGTGTTAAAACCTGACTGTTTTATCAGCACTCAACAGCTTTTTTCACAAAAAACGTTGACAAGAGACACGAAGAGCTCTAAATTTTGCGCCTATCAGATAAAGCCATCTGATTTCGGAAATAACTTTGAGCCAGTGGCAAGAAGCTTATATCCAGAAGTCGATGAGGCAATGCAATATCTCGACCAGTTCGGTGTTGCAAAGCTTACAGGTACAGGTGCTTGTGTTTTTATCGAGGTAACTGATGATATGAATGTGATCGACATTCTTGAGAATGCACCATGTAAATCTTACCTGGTGAACAGTCTGCAAGAATCACCATTACGTCATTTCAAGGTTCAATAG
- a CDS encoding ribose-phosphate pyrophosphokinase, with product MPNLVVFSGTAHPQFAQKVVSHLHIPLGAASVGQFSDGEIAVEITENVRGKDVFIVQPTCAPTNDNLMEILVMADALRRASAGRITAVIPYFGYARQDRRPRSSRVPITAKVVADMLTTVGIDRVVMIDLHADQIQGFFDIPVDNIYGTPALLADLRQQQHHNLMVVSPDVGGVVRARAVAKQMGDIDLAIIDKRRQKANESQVMHLIGDVKDRDCVIVDDMVDTAGTLCKAADALKTFGARKVVAYATHPVLSGKALENLKNSVIDELVVTDTIPLSEEALALGKIRQVSVASMVAETIRRINNEESISAMFDSYL from the coding sequence ATGCCCAATCTTGTCGTTTTTAGTGGAACCGCGCATCCACAATTCGCTCAAAAAGTCGTAAGTCACTTACATATTCCTCTAGGCGCTGCCTCTGTAGGCCAGTTCTCTGATGGCGAAATCGCTGTTGAGATCACTGAAAATGTTCGTGGTAAAGACGTATTCATCGTACAACCTACTTGTGCACCGACCAACGATAACCTGATGGAAATCCTGGTCATGGCTGACGCGTTACGCCGTGCAAGTGCTGGTCGTATTACTGCCGTGATTCCTTACTTCGGTTATGCCCGTCAAGACCGTCGTCCCCGTTCAAGCCGTGTGCCGATTACTGCAAAAGTTGTTGCAGATATGCTGACCACTGTAGGTATTGACCGTGTGGTGATGATTGATCTTCACGCTGACCAGATCCAAGGTTTCTTCGATATTCCTGTAGACAACATCTACGGTACGCCAGCCCTACTTGCTGACTTACGCCAACAACAGCATCATAACCTGATGGTTGTTTCTCCTGACGTAGGTGGTGTAGTTCGTGCTCGTGCTGTTGCGAAACAGATGGGTGATATCGACCTGGCGATCATCGATAAACGTCGTCAAAAAGCGAATGAATCACAAGTGATGCATTTGATTGGTGATGTGAAAGATCGTGACTGTGTGATCGTTGATGACATGGTGGATACTGCTGGTACGCTTTGTAAAGCTGCTGATGCGTTGAAAACTTTCGGTGCCCGCAAAGTAGTTGCTTACGCGACTCACCCAGTATTATCTGGTAAAGCACTTGAAAATCTGAAAAATTCTGTGATCGATGAGTTGGTAGTTACTGACACCATCCCTCTTTCAGAAGAAGCTTTAGCTCTTGGCAAGATTCGCCAGGTTTCAGTTGCAAGCATGGTTGCTGAAACAATTCGTCGTATCAACAACGAAGAATCTATTAGCGCAATGTTCGATTCTTATCTATAA
- the rplY gene encoding 50S ribosomal protein L25 — protein sequence MANFVLNAEAREVAQQGKGSSRRLRHAAKVPAIIYGGEAAPVAVSLELRQLVKFLESNSFFEEVIEIDVNGKVESVKIQALQRHPAKNTPMHADFKRA from the coding sequence ATGGCAAACTTCGTATTAAACGCAGAAGCACGTGAAGTAGCACAACAAGGGAAAGGTTCGAGCCGCCGCCTTCGTCATGCTGCTAAAGTTCCAGCGATCATCTATGGTGGCGAAGCTGCTCCTGTAGCTGTTTCTCTTGAACTTCGTCAGCTTGTTAAATTCTTAGAAAGCAACTCATTCTTCGAAGAAGTAATCGAAATTGATGTAAACGGTAAAGTTGAAAGCGTTAAAATCCAAGCGTTACAACGTCACCCAGCTAAAAACACTCCAATGCACGCTGACTTCAAACGCGCATAA
- the pth gene encoding aminoacyl-tRNA hydrolase, which produces MSNISLIVGLGNPGSEYAQTRHNAGFWFVERLADQYGISLKKDPKFNGFSGRGNIEGQDVRLLLPTTFMNLSGKSVVPFAKFYNIAPESILIAHDELDMNPGIIRLKTGGGHGGHNGLRDIVPHIGPNFHRLRIGIGHPGSKDRVSGHVLSKAPSSEQELMDDAIAHALARAKMLVNGEVQQAMNQINAYKPN; this is translated from the coding sequence GTGTCAAATATTTCACTGATTGTAGGTTTGGGCAACCCAGGTTCTGAGTATGCTCAAACCCGCCATAATGCAGGCTTCTGGTTTGTAGAACGCCTTGCAGATCAATATGGCATTAGCCTTAAAAAAGACCCTAAATTCAATGGATTCAGCGGTCGTGGCAATATCGAAGGTCAAGACGTCCGTCTCCTTCTTCCTACAACATTCATGAACCTTTCCGGTAAAAGTGTTGTTCCTTTCGCCAAATTCTACAATATCGCACCCGAATCAATCCTGATTGCCCATGATGAACTGGATATGAATCCAGGCATTATTCGCCTGAAAACTGGCGGTGGTCATGGTGGACATAACGGTTTACGCGATATCGTGCCGCATATCGGTCCGAACTTTCATCGTCTACGCATTGGTATTGGTCACCCAGGTTCTAAAGACCGTGTTTCTGGTCATGTCCTGAGTAAAGCACCAAGCAGTGAACAAGAGTTAATGGACGATGCAATTGCCCATGCACTTGCTCGCGCCAAAATGCTGGTGAACGGTGAAGTACAACAGGCAATGAATCAAATCAATGCTTATAAACCGAACTAA
- the panD gene encoding aspartate 1-decarboxylase: MLSRLLKCKIHRAFVTHAELHYEGSCAIDGVLMDLAGIREYEEIHVWNVTNGKRFTTYAIRGEDNSGIISVNGGAAHQADVGDIVIIATFGDFTEAEANAHKPRLVYANPDNTVNHTANCIPVQVA; encoded by the coding sequence ATGCTATCTCGTTTATTAAAATGCAAAATTCATCGCGCTTTTGTTACACATGCAGAATTACACTATGAAGGTTCATGTGCAATTGATGGCGTTTTGATGGATCTAGCTGGCATTCGTGAATACGAAGAAATTCATGTTTGGAACGTGACCAATGGTAAGCGTTTTACTACTTATGCCATTCGTGGTGAAGATAATTCAGGGATTATTTCTGTGAATGGTGGTGCTGCGCACCAGGCTGATGTTGGTGATATCGTGATTATCGCAACATTTGGTGATTTCACTGAAGCCGAAGCCAATGCTCATAAACCACGTCTGGTTTATGCCAACCCGGATAACACTGTGAATCACACTGCAAATTGCATTCCGGTACAGGTTGCCTAA
- a CDS encoding GDYXXLXY domain-containing protein yields MKKFLPLHLAIFTIALFCGLIAQHEWHLRDSQSIYVELAPVDPRSILQGDYMALNYDLHFSALAAENRSEQSEPKISIQDFENQSRVLSYVQLDEQRRVVKTSFNRSALDQPRSARLILKNPRNTFEGLYPAANSFMFAEGLEPCYRNAKFAELKLKENGETLLADLVDQNLKSLNCENRKSWWQGR; encoded by the coding sequence ATGAAAAAGTTTCTTCCTTTGCATCTGGCTATTTTCACTATTGCCTTATTTTGTGGATTGATTGCGCAACATGAATGGCATCTTCGAGATAGCCAAAGTATTTATGTGGAGCTGGCACCAGTAGATCCGCGATCAATTCTGCAAGGCGATTATATGGCGCTGAATTATGATCTGCATTTTAGTGCACTAGCAGCGGAGAATAGATCAGAACAATCAGAACCTAAAATCAGTATTCAAGATTTTGAAAACCAGTCCCGTGTACTAAGCTATGTACAGCTTGATGAGCAAAGAAGAGTTGTCAAAACCAGTTTTAATCGAAGTGCGCTGGATCAGCCACGCTCAGCGCGACTAATCCTGAAAAATCCACGGAATACCTTTGAAGGCTTATATCCGGCTGCCAACAGTTTTATGTTCGCTGAGGGACTTGAGCCTTGTTATCGTAATGCTAAATTCGCCGAATTAAAGCTAAAAGAAAATGGAGAAACTTTGTTGGCTGACCTGGTAGATCAAAATCTTAAGTCCTTAAACTGTGAGAACCGAAAAAGCTGGTGGCAGGGGCGTTAG